In the Microcebus murinus isolate Inina chromosome X, M.murinus_Inina_mat1.0, whole genome shotgun sequence genome, tcaatgcacagcacaaactattgcgtggactatgagtgccagctatGGGCAAGGTTCACGGCCTGTGAGCATGGTACCAAAGtggggaaaaacaagcaccacatatattcaccagcacactggtattaactgagtagcacctaagtggacacataggtactacagtaatagggtattggggagggggaaggggagaggggggcgggtatatacatatataatgagtgacatgtgcaccatctgagggatggtcatgctggaaaatcagacttctggggggagggggaaaaaggcatttattgaaaccttaaaatctgtacccccataatatgccggaaaaaaaaaaaagatcttccaGTACTGCAAAAGTGCTGACTCTTAATAGGGAGGAGTGGATCATCTTTTCTGCCTCTGAGGACCCAGGGAGATCTACAAAGCCTCAATCCTTGATGGCACACATCCAGATGACCCCATTAAATGTTTTAGAGTTCCAGACTTCCCCCAAAAGGGCCCTCACTTTAGCCTCATAGACACGACTTGGCTGTATATTTAGTCATCTCTGGAGATTTACAAGTCTAACTCTTAAGTTCTGCATTTGATCCTCATCTATGCCTGCTTTTCCACTGCAGGAGATAAAGCTCTCTTTGTAAGCTTCCAAAAAAGTTCTCTAACTATCATACTTGCCCTTTAACTATTGTTGACGGCCCTCAGTTTCTCATCTCTCTGTAGAGCATCAATACAATTTAGTAATAACTGGTAAACTCCACTCTCTTTTTATACAATGTTTTCCCCACAGCCTTCAAATGCCTGAATCAGCAATGGGATTTCTCTCTACTGGGATGTTTATCCAACTAACCACCAGTGAAATATTCAGGAGTTGGACTGTCACAGTGTGCCAGATACTATCTGTGCCCCATATACCACCCAAGATAGGTTGTTCCTTGCCAGCCAGGTGGCGAGTGATACAGTCTCAAAACTGCCTCTTACTGCATGATTCTTGTATTATTTATGGTATCAAGTGTGTCAGTTCAGGTCTGACAAAGTTTCAGCCAGGCCTATGGGGATCTCTGGTGCACAGATTGCTTGTAGGAGGAATCTTGCATTTGGCAAATGTGTCTATACTCTAGCATTCCTGCTATATTTAGTCCTGGGCTAGGAGCAGCCCAAGGAAAGTGTGCCCTCACCTGAAGCACACTTAcgctaaaatttattttccatttttctgaatttcaacTTATCTAgaatttctatatttcatttgaCAAATCTGGCAGGGTTGGAGGTTATATGTGGGCATAACAGCATGGTTACTGCTTACTAAGGCTGATTGAGCTATTATCTTTGCCTGCAAAAGAGATCAATGGTGAGTCCCCAATGTGTCACCATTCTTGAAGGAAGCCATTAAGCAACTTGGGGAAAAATTAACTACATTGATTCTTTTCAAAACTGGAtggcgggccgggcgcggtggctcacgcttgtaatcctagcactctgggaggccgaggcgggcggattgctcaaggtcaggagttcaaaaccagcctgagcgagaccccgtctctactataaaaatagaaagaaatcaattggccaactaatatatatatatataaaaaaattagccgggcatggtggctcgtgcctgtagtcccagcaactcgggaggctgaggcagtaggattgcttaagcccaggagtttgaggttgctgtgagctaggctgacgccacggcactcacactagcctgggcaacaaagcgagactctgtctcaaaaaaaaaaaaaaactggatggCGCAATGATTCATCTTCAACACATCAACACAATTTATGGATAtgggtttgctttttctttcctggagGTCTTTAGCCGACACCACTATTCAAGAGCATAGTGTTGATCCACTGGGACAGAATTTTATATAACACTGGATTGTACCCAAAGATCAACTTTCCACTAAAGGAGTGCAACATTTGGCTCATGACCTAGGATTCTATCACATACTGCACCACTCAGAAATTGCTGGCCAGATAGAGTGATGAAATGATGTGTTGAAGACATAGCTGAAGTGTCAGCTTAGAGATGATATTCTGAGAGGATGGGGTGCCACTCACCTGGGAGCATTTTGCATCCTAAATCAATGACCATAAGCAATAGAATATACAGGTTTGGGAACTAAGAAGTAGAAGTTGTTTTATCATCCTGGTAACTCACTTGGGAAATTTGTGCTTCCCATTCTCATAATTCTGGGTCCTGCAGGTTTAGAGCTCTTGGCTCCCAGATTGTAAGTGCTTTCACCAGGGGAAAACAAGAGTCCCATGAAATTTTATCCATGGCTGCTACACACTAGCCAATAGAAAACAAGTCACCATCCTGACAGAGGTAATTCACCCTAATCATCAGGAGGAGATCAAGCCACTACTATACAATTGGGGCAGGCAAGAATATCTTTGGCGTCCAGGTGACCCACTTAGGTAACCCTTGGAAATGACAGACAAGTCCACCAGCCATGGCCTAAGAAGGGCTTGGTGTCCAGAAACTCAGACCCTTCAAGGATGAAGGTTTCAGTCAGTTCAGCAGGTGAGCTACCTAGATCAGCAAAGATATAACTGAGGATGAAAGAAAATCTAAGATGAGTAGTACAGGATGAAGATGGTGAGTATCAATTAAGGCCCCAAGGCCAGCTCCAGTGGCAGGGGCATAGTGTTTCTCTAATCTTGTAAATCTTCCTCAGGAAAAGCAGCTCAACATAACCATAGAAGAATTACCCTAGAATTTATTTGTATGAAGCAAATGAGCCTAAGCAAGGTGAGAGCTGAACTACAGTAGATGATGTGGTGTCCCACCCTGCCAAAACCTCACTGCAACACTGCCCCTAGGGCACAGCTCTTGTTTCTCCAGCTGCTAAGATTGTTGGACACTGACAGCCCTCAAGTGAGTCCCTCTCAGATATATCCAAGTTTATGCTCACATCCAGTGATGGGGCCTAAGGGTCCAGCCCCCTTGCCCTGCTTTGTGAGATTCCGGAGCATCCTGACTTCAAAATTCCCATGCATTCATCTGCAGTCCTTTCTGTGAGTGCTTGGCAGCCCAGTTTCTCCTCCACCCAACCTTGCTCTCTGAACTGACCTTGCTCTCTGAACTCCTCCCAAAGGCGCAGGTCTTAAGAGCACTCCCCAACCTACTTCTTGCACTCTAATCTTGGTCTCAGACTGCTTCCCAGAAAAACTGACCTGTGAcagtatatttttgcttttatttttgttattgttttagtttggaggcatttttcaatcttttcctttatagtttCTGGTGTTTTATGTCACACTTTGAAAGGCCTTTCCCATCCCAGGAATATAAACCTATTCACCCATATTGTCTTATAGtacttttatggttttcttttaaaaagttcttaaattttttctccaaacaataaatgctggcgtggttgcggagagagaggaacactcctacattgctggtgggactgcaaactagttcaacctctgtggaaagcaatatggagataccttaaagcgatacaagtgaatctacaatttgatccagcaatcccattgctgggcatttacccaaatgatccaatgacactctacaaaaaagacacctgcacttgaatacttatagcagcacaattcataattgcaaggctgtggaaacagcccaagtgcccatcaatccaagaatggattaataaaatgtggtatatgtataccatggagtactattcagctctaagaaacaacggtgatatagcacatcttatattttcctggttagagctggaacccatactactaagtgaagtatcccaagaatggaaaaacaagcaccagatatattctccagcaaactggtattaactgagtagcacctaagtggacacataggtactacagtaatagggtatttggcaggtgggaggggggagaggggcgggtatatacatacataatgagtgagatgtgcaccatctgggggatggtcatgatggagaatcagacttgtggggggagggggggaaatgggcatttattgaaaccttaaaatctgtacccccataatatgccgaaataaaaaaaaaagttcttaaatttttGATTCATCTGTATTTTGGATGTGAAGAGAGTTAGGAACTCAGCTTCATGTATTGTTTTTCAAATGCTTAACTAGTTCTCTCtatactgtttattttaaaaatccctcttTCCCCAAAACTTTTCTAAGGTGTAAtgtgattttctcctttttcttaatttctaatttttcttccattgtgCTTAGTAATCATAATGCTTAACTTATGAACTTTTCTCTAAGTGCAATGTAGGCTGCATCCCACAGGTTTTAATATGTagtgttttcttcataaattttattttttagatattatgTACCCAATTatggtttcaatttcttcatttttaaagaattatttatgtaagctttttaaaatttacaaatggcaggaattttatgtatttgtagCTTTAGTATAGTTTAAGGGATCTGTTTTGCACTATTTCTGTTTCAAAATCCATTTAAATGTGTGTGCTCACAAATTTGCGTTTCTACTTACCCCAGGAACCAGACTGTCCTTGTTCCCCCCTGCATCTTCCTAATGTCAGTAAAAGTGAGGAACTAAGTTCCTTGTTCTAGAattgttatttgtattttgctGTAGGTTCCTTATATGAAAGTGAACATCATTCTAAGGACATAATGGCAAAAATCTTGGCTGTTCGGATGCCATTTTTGTCTCCTCCTTGGTTCTTGTTATTATTTCTGAGTTTCTTTAGAGTTGGAAGTGTCATAAGATGCCAGGGCCAACACTTCTCAATACACCTTTAGAgactcttcttttgaaaagtgaatCAACCAAGGTTTCCAGGCTTTTTTCATGCCAAGCCAGAACATTAGGATTTTGGGGGAATAGTCCTACTCCACGATTGACTCCTTGTGTGATGAGACAAATCTCTCCTTTTTTCTGTGCCTCAGCATCTCCATCTTCACATGATGGAGGGGGGAGTGTTCTGAGTCCAGTAGTTCCCTGAAACCTTCTAGCTATGACAAGGTAGAGGCTGGAATGGTGGGCAAAGAAAAGGAACATCAAGGGAGCAGAGGCCTAAGAGCAAGTCAGGAAATCTATAAAGGGAGCCAGTCTCCTCCTTTTGTTCCCTGCTAATGATAGAAAGGTACATGGTCCATGCCTGGTAGGCCTAGAGGTCACAGACGGGAGGGGGAACAGACAAAGGCCTGAATCGTAGATTTGAGATTTAAATCTTGAACTGAGAACAAACCTGAATACCAGAGAAACCAGCCACACTTTGAATGCTTTGTTgatatatttattcacatatttccCCCTTTCAGATGATGGTGACAAAAAGCAGGCGGAtcccccaccttccccacccctcaaTAAAATAGACACAGATTTCATTCAGCATATACAAGCAAGCATTGGGGCATGTCTAAAAATTCATCTCACTGGGTTACCAGAGCCAGAAGAGGTTTGATTTTAGGGGCAGTCTGAGTATCTCAGGCCTAGGAATTGAGTAAGCCAATGCTGAAGAGAGGCTGCCAGTCTGGGCTCCGCCACTGAGGTGTCAGCACAGGCAATAGAATTGAATCTTGGTGAACTGATCTGCCTAGCCCTGTCATGTGGTCTAGAAGATGACAGTGCGCTCCTGGGTGGCTTCCAATGAGATCCACAGTACCATAGAAATCTGTGCCTCAGGGATCCCATCTGCACAAAGGGGATAAGAATACTGCCCTAAACATGTCACAGGGCTATAATGAGGCTCCAGATAGAAATAATCTGTCAAAAGTGCTTTGCCAAAGGTAAAGTGCCATATAAATTTAAGGGAATTCAATTGATTGATTGTGAATGTCAAAGTGCCCAGGAGATAAGAGTGGACTGGCTCATGGGTCCAGGGGCCAAGGAAGTGGTAGAGCTCCTATGCTGTGCCTTAGATAGGCACCCATCAAAAGTGGGTAATGCCCACTGCAAAGCACAGTTTCCTCAGTTTCTTGGCCCCAGGAAGTCACCAAGGCCTAGCACATGGTTTAGGGCTGAGAAAGTCACTGGGGAAGTTACAGAAAAAGTCACAGGGgtcaaggaggaggaagaaggtaGCATATAAAGCAAGAGGTAATCACTataatcacacacaaaaatagataCCCATTGGATGCATGACATTGAGTTGGCAGTGTGGATGAAAGATAGAGACAGAGGGGAAGTGAGAGGTGTCACAGCAGCAAAGGGAGAGATACTGTCCCAATAGGCTCACTTGCTAACCCCCTTACCTCCTGAAGGGATAATGCCAGTGTCTGTCTATCTGCAGAGGAAGTGGGGGGGGGAGCagggaaagaaaactaagaatataATAATCTGACTCAAGGATGGGGGTCCCCCCCCGTTACACTATTGCTCAGCACCTTAGGGAGGTGTCAGGAACAGGCAAGCAGTTGATCTGTGCACTTTGAGGCCGAGGTCAGAGTTGGGCCCGTAGCATAACAAAGGGCAATAATGGGTTTCTAGTAAAAGCCAGTGGCTGTCAGCACTTTTGGGAGATAGCAAACCTACTCATGCATGGGCACAGTTTTAGTGAGCCAATCACTGAGAGTGTATGATTTTTAACACTGAGTATCCTGGATGCCCCTTGAAGAATAGAGAGGTGGGCCATTTTACTTGAAATGGGCTGCCAAGGCAATTCAGTTAATGGGCCAGGTGAAGGAGAGGGCCAGCAAAGACAAAACCTCTGCAGGCTCCTATTTAGGGAGTGTGGAAGGAAAGACTGTCtagctgctcctgctgctgctgctttcccCCAACTCCCTTAGCAAGGGGCTTGGGACCTCCTGAGGAACTGGGGAGGCTGCCCCACAGGGTGCCAGCTGGCAACTACAGGTTAAGGCAAACAAGCCAGTAGAGCACATTGAAGATGAGGAAAGTCACTGGGAAAAGAATTTGAGAGTAGTTATCCAGGGGGTAGATGTGGATGCAGAGGCAGCCATTCTGCCAGGTGCTGCCCTCACAATCGGGGACCATGCAGAAATACTTCTTAAGACCCTTGCACCATGCACAGCAGGATAGCCTGGAGTACAAGCTGGGGGGGCCTTCGGGGCTACCAGGGCTAGGGGACCGCTGGGCTGAGCAAGACGGGTGCTCCTCCCCATCACTTCCATCAGAGGTGACAATCTCGCACACAAAAACTTCCTGGAGGGTGTGGGCACGAGCACAAGCACGGGCACGTGCACAAGTACGAGCATAGGCACGGCTATCAATACAAGGCTGAAACGGACAAGGGAAGAAGTGTGGAAAAGTCAAGGGAAGATGAGTCAAGCTAAGTGTAGCCTCAGGATTTTCTGGAAACTCTGTCCTTGGCACATCATTTATTGGCCCCCCAGAACTCCTACCAACACATCAGGAAGTTGATTTCAACTCCTCCCACAACCCTGGGTAACCCCCCATCACTCAGCTAGCTGACCACCTATGTGCCAAAACCCTAGTGCCCTCACTGGCATGCCTTCACACTCCGAAGCCTCGCCACCACTCCCACACTCAGATCATACATGGTGTAGTTTCAGAGAAGCATGGGCTTTCATCTGGCTGTAGGTCAGGAAGTTGAGCACAGCAAATTCCATCAGAGCACAGAAACAGAAGACAAAGCAGATGGCGATGTAGAAATCCAAGACTGTGCCATAGGAGACACGTGGGAAATTCTTTCGAGAAAAGGTACCTAGTGTGGTCATGATGAGTACGGAGGTGATCCCTGCAAGAGCACAGGAGTGGAGGCGGGCTCAGCTCCTGACCTGTACATTACACTGCTCAAAAGACTCTATGAGAAAGCAACTCTTTGCCCTCATTCAGCAAACTCACAGCCATGTGATTGTGCTTATGCCACTGATCCACTTACCTAAAGAAGTCCTGGCTGGAGCAGACTCCTTCTTGATCCAAAAGGAAACCCAGGAGAGCATCGTGGTTACAGAAGAAGGAACGTAGTTTTGAACAGCAACAAAGCCAAACCGTCTGCTCACGTTGAAGAAAAACGTCATGACCATGAAGTCACCTGGAAGACATAAAGAACATCACTCTTCACAGCACTGATGTGATGGTTTCCCCCAAGCAGGACATACATACTAAGGGTCCCATTGTTCAGCTCATGGGATTCCCTACCACAGTGCCAGGACAGAGGCACATTGTTCTGATGTGATATGCACAGGACCAGAAGAAGCCCAGAAAGGACAATCACGGAGACCCATGGGCAGCTGAGAGCTAAGCCGAGGCCAGAATCTTAATAGCCTCTTTCTCTGTCCCATGCCCAACGTCTGTCTTTCCAGGTTGGCAGGAGAGTCAGGTGAAAGTGAAAGATTTAGTTAACCCTCTAAATATCCGGCCCACACAACTGATATCCACATGGCTGTCTGAGGCCTTCACACCCATTGAGATGCCCTATACCTGCACTGCTAGCTGGTCCTCACAAGGTGCACACTCAGGAAATGAGCCCAAGGAGGGCTGTGCTGTGATGGGAATCATAGGATGTCTTCGGCCTCCTTTCTAAACATGCATATGATGGAAAAATGCCTTGTTTAGCACTGCTCCACTGCATTCATCTTCCCCCCAAACTTCTGATGGATCCATGCTCCATGTGAGATATAGAATCAAGTCTGTACCCTGTAAACTGATGCTAAAAGCCCACCATGACCTGGCTCCAACTAACATCTTATATACAAACACAACCTATGCTAATCCCATTCGCTCTCAGATTCCCTGAGATAACTCTGGACTCCCTGTTCTTAGTCTATGGCACTTAATCCAAACTGAGTGTttcaggaaaagagaagaattagTTGAAAGTGAAAATTTCAGTCAGCCCTCTAGATGTCGTATCCACACAATATACATCCACAAGGTAGACTGAGGTCTTCACGTTCACTTGGGCATTGTGACCCTGGTCTTGGCTCTTGCTAGACATCAATGGATCCTACAGGACCTGAAAATAACCTACATATCCAGTTGGCATCTTCTTTTGTAACCTTCATGCTGCCTTATGCTCTGACACACCCATCCCAAACACTCTGCATGTTATCACGACTCCATGGCTTGTTTAGGCTTTTCTCTGGGCCCAGAACATCACTGGTCACTCTCAGCATCACATTGGATTTGTAATTGCTCCAATCCTGGCTCCTCAATGAGGCTAAGCTCCACATTCCCACTTTAGTGATGCTGTAGAATTCCTTCGCCTTGAATTGGATAGGCTTTTAAATCTCTTCAAGGCAGGGCTCATATGGACCCTGTGGCTTAGCCCCTGCCCATATAAACCCAGCATAGCCTGGAACCCAGCAGGGTTCTTGCTGCTGTTGGGCAACAGCTTTGTAAAGCAGACCAGATCACTGACCTGTCCGTGTGTCCTCCTATTTTAGAAAGTAGATCACCTGCCCAGCAGGTCTGGGTAGGCTGGAGCTGAATGAGAAGAGAAACCTTTCCTACTCACCTTGGCAGCACTGATACTCAAGGAGCAAGACTTCTTAGATTCTtctggaaaaaggaaaggaagtagCCTGGGATCAGTGGAAAACCTGTGTCCAGAGTAGTAGCTTTGAGAGAGAGCTGCTGCAGGGACCAGTCTCACACTTGCCTACTGGCCAGAATGTATTTATCAAAAGTTCTCTTGCCCTGGTGTCTTGACCATAATTTAAGACACTTCTGATTAGCTatacacacccccacacacaaaacTGCTGAGTTTATTATACACAGTTGTtactagaatatttattattctattgcattttctattaattttatttgttctggCCAAAGAAGAACCTTCTCTGCTGTCAAGGGATGGAAATTTGTCTTGAAGGCCAAGAGAAAGATGCTAGCACACACTTTCTTCTTCCTGAGTGAAAAAGCATgtataaggaaagaaagatatcTAGGGCTGAGAAGCCaaacccaaaaaagaaaaaaaatggttcaGATACTTTCTGCCCTTACTCTTATCATATTTTGTCAGACCATGGTCAGTTGTTGCACAGTCAGAGGGACACAATTGAAAAGACTATGTCCAGAGGAATGGGGTTAGAGGATGTGTGGACCCAAAACTTTGAAGAACAAGGAGGAAAAGGAACCAGGGCCAAGGCCCTGCAGACTATGACAGAATATGATTCAGGGCTGCAATGATCATATCAGTCCTTTAATCTTGGCCTCATAGAAGAGTGACTGGACCTAATGTAAGCTGGATagtctaaggaaaaaaaaaataagtccaaTGGGTAGAACTTCCAGAGACTCCAATTTTAGATGAATAGGGAGAGTTTTCTGATGGATAAAGCTGTCTATAGAAGAAACCCCCTTGCAAAACAGTGAACTCCTGAACACCACTAAGAGGCCACTGATGAGAGGTCCAGTAGCCATCAGTAAAGGATGATTCCCTTTCTGGGGCCAAGACTGGATTCTTAGAACCTCCTGAAGCAGTCATTCTGTGGTTTAAGGCCCAAGATGGTCATAGTAGCAGGCTACCACTGCATCCTGAACCCTCAGGAGCTAAGCATATAAGTCTGCTCCCGATGGAGAGAACTGCCCCACGAGCCAACTggaagagtttaagaccagtcccAAAGATAATTCTGCCATTGGAGAAACCATAACTCAAGATCAACTAGTCTTTGGTCAAAGACAAAGAagacctctttctttctccccaagAACTCTCCTCTCTCCCAAGAAGGTCTGGTGCTTACCTATCGTCATTGCTTTGGTGATGATGCTGGCTCTGGGGCTTTGTAGTCACTAGGGCACCATTTTGAAACAATGAACAACCATCTACTAAACGGAACCACTAGTGACTTGAAAGCCCCTAGGCGTTTGTCTTTTCTGTCACTTTTGATGATGGGTCCCAACCTATCTGGGGGAAACTGCAGTGCAGAAAGCCAAGAGGCAGGCCCATGGTTAGCTGGCAGAAGAGCAAGTATCCAAGTCAAAGGTTGTAAGATTGCTTCCCCAGAGTtcccaagaaaaaggaaagcatttgTAAAGcagcccagccctctcccccTGCCTAGTATTATGCAAGCAAAGCTATAGCCAGAGAATCATGAGCTGTCCCCTTGGCCAGTGATCAATTCAACAAGTAAAAAAAAGCAGATTTTCTGCCTAGCCACATGGAAGCAAAGCAAGATGCCTCCCATGACAAATAGCTGGTTGGATGACTGGCTCCATCCATAATCTGGAAACGATGAGGGCAGTGGTTCCACTGCCCTGAACTTGGTCAGTACGTGTGAAGAGTTTCCAGGGCTGCTCTGAGAGCTACCCCAGGGAGGTCCCTTGGCTCCTCATTCAAATCACCTAGGAACACAAGCAAAGATGCTCACATCTTATTGGGAGCTAAAGTTTAAGAGACCCAGGACCCTCCCTTTTCATTCCTATTAGAGACAGTGTCAGAGAACCAATGGTCATCAAAGCTATGTTGAATCCATCATGAAGCCTTTGACATGAATCTGTGCTTTTTAGAGCTGTCCCTTTAAGATAAATGTTGATGCAGCCAGTGACCATTGTAGCTGCTATAACTTCCTTTAGACTATACCAGCTTTTACCTAGCTGACAATAGAACTATAGCCTCCACCTCCCATTAGGATGGACCTTGCCTCCTATTCAACTAGCTTGGACTGTTCTGGGTATGGAGAATTCACATAAGCTCCATTCCCCAAAGCCATCCAAGTAGTTCAGTGTTGTAACAAAGACCTGGAAACTGAAGGGTCTACATGACAAAGCTAGCTGCACATTCTGATAGCAACAAAACTTTATCTACTTACCTAACCTCTCAGGGGACTTGGCAAAGCACTTACTTCTTTGCAGATGAGACTGAGACATAGTTacaaagtctcagtttcctctgcaAACAGTTGTATGTGCTTAGCATTTATAAGACAGGAACTATGTTCTACAATACTTCCATGGGATGACTACATAGCATTTGTATGGATGGCCACCTCCAGTCATCCCTACCACCCTCCTGGGATTCTGCCTAACCCTGGCTCCTATGGCACACTTACCAGCTGGGGTTGAGATAATCTCAGTTCTGTTGCTCACTCCTGTAAAATCAAATTGGAAGA is a window encoding:
- the GABRE gene encoding gamma-aminobutyric acid receptor subunit epsilon — its product is MLPKVLLLFLSLFLTPQLRVQGPMIAFKSESPAHEDVVYGPEPQPLERKLLAEETKPTMPTGRQVGKLPEASRILNTILSNYDHKLRPGIGEKPAVVTVEFSVNSLGPLSILDMEYNMDIIFYQTWYDERLRYNDTFETLVLNGNVVSQLWIPDTFFKNSKRTQEHAITMSNQMVRVHKDGKVLCTIRMTIDAGCSLHMVIFPMDSHSWPLSFSSFSYHESELLYKWEDFQLEINEKNSWKLFQFDFTGVSNRTEIISTPAGDFMVMTFFFNVSRRFGFVAVQNYVPSSVTTMLSWVSFWIKKESAPARTSLGITSVLIMTTLGTFSRKNFPRVSYGTVLDFYIAICFVFCFCALMEFAVLNFLTYSQMKAHASLKLHHPCIDSRAYARTCARARACARAHTLQEVFVCEIVTSDGSDGEEHPSCSAQRSPSPGSPEGPPSLYSRLSCCAWCKGLKKYFCMVPDCEGSTWQNGCLCIHIYPLDNYSQILFPVTFLIFNVLYWLVCLNL